Proteins from a genomic interval of Bradyrhizobium sp. G127:
- a CDS encoding Lrp/AsnC family transcriptional regulator, protein METLDAIDRKILTILQADSRVTMQELADQVGLSVSPCHRRVKLLEERGVITRYIAMVDQKSVGLPVSVFISIKLERQKEEDLDRFAKAISKWKEVLECYLMTGNRDYLLRVVTADLPSYETFIKTKLTRLEGIASIESSFALSQVKYSIALPV, encoded by the coding sequence ATGGAAACCTTGGACGCCATCGACCGCAAGATCCTCACCATCCTGCAAGCCGACAGCCGCGTGACCATGCAGGAACTGGCCGATCAGGTCGGTCTGTCGGTGTCGCCATGCCATCGCCGGGTGAAATTGCTGGAGGAGCGCGGCGTGATCACGCGCTACATCGCGATGGTCGATCAGAAATCGGTCGGGCTGCCAGTCAGTGTATTCATTTCGATCAAGTTGGAGCGGCAGAAGGAAGAAGATCTCGATCGATTCGCCAAGGCGATCTCGAAGTGGAAGGAGGTGCTGGAATGCTATCTCATGACCGGCAACCGGGATTACCTGCTGCGGGTCGTGACCGCCGACCTGCCGTCCTATGAGACCTTCATCAAGACCAAGCTGACGCGGCTCGAGGGCATCGCCTCCATCGAGTCGAGCTTCGCATTGAGCCAGGTGAAGTACAGCATCGCGCTGCCGGTGTAG
- a CDS encoding alpha/beta hydrolase gives MPVKLDPDAAAVLNAFREAGRPPYETLTPVEAREMYLAARPVSQPEPPKLASVESLTIPGSGDGIPARVYKPLTLRQADGLSPCLVFFHGGGWVIGNLDSHDVVCRTLADEGQLIVISVDYRLAPEHRFPAAVDDAIAATEWISGNARQLGIDESRLIVGGDSAGGNLASVVAIHAREAGLKLTGQVLIYPATDFAMTHPSHSEPETSALLTHTVIRWFRDHYLGTSDGEHWKASPARAEKLSGLPPAFVLTAGADPLRDEGDEYAARLGEAGVPVTHRTYPGQFHGFITMGKLLPKAGAAMREIGDWLRALK, from the coding sequence ATGCCCGTCAAGCTCGATCCCGATGCGGCTGCAGTCCTGAACGCCTTCCGTGAGGCAGGGCGTCCGCCGTATGAAACGCTTACGCCGGTGGAGGCACGCGAGATGTATCTCGCGGCCCGTCCCGTGTCGCAGCCAGAGCCGCCGAAGCTCGCCTCGGTGGAATCACTGACCATCCCCGGATCGGGCGACGGCATACCTGCGCGCGTCTACAAGCCGCTGACACTGAGGCAGGCGGATGGATTGTCGCCGTGTCTCGTCTTCTTTCATGGCGGCGGATGGGTGATCGGCAATCTGGATTCGCATGACGTGGTGTGCCGCACGCTGGCCGATGAAGGTCAGTTGATCGTGATTTCGGTCGATTATCGTCTGGCGCCAGAGCACAGATTCCCTGCGGCGGTCGACGATGCCATCGCTGCAACGGAATGGATTTCAGGCAATGCCCGCCAGTTGGGGATAGATGAATCACGCCTGATCGTGGGCGGCGACAGTGCCGGCGGAAATCTCGCTTCCGTGGTGGCGATCCACGCCCGGGAGGCTGGGCTGAAGCTCACAGGGCAGGTGCTGATTTATCCCGCCACCGATTTTGCGATGACACATCCGTCGCACAGCGAACCCGAAACAAGTGCCTTGCTGACCCACACCGTGATCCGCTGGTTCCGCGATCATTATCTTGGCACGTCGGATGGCGAGCACTGGAAGGCATCGCCTGCGCGCGCGGAGAAACTATCGGGCCTGCCTCCGGCGTTCGTTCTGACGGCAGGTGCCGATCCTTTGCGTGATGAAGGCGACGAATATGCCGCGCGCCTCGGCGAAGCCGGCGTGCCGGTGACGCATCGGACCTATCCCGGCCAGTTTCACGGCTTCATCACAATGGGAAAGCTACTGCCGAAAGCCGGCGCCGCGATGCGCGAGATTGGCGACTGGCTGAGGGCGTTGAAGTAA
- a CDS encoding 3-keto-5-aminohexanoate cleavage protein, whose product MSRKVIITCAVTGAIHTPSMSKALPVTPQEIADAAIGAAEAGAAIVHLHARNPKTGQPDQSPEAFEPFLKIIKQRSNAVVNLTTGGAPTMKVDERVRPAAVYKPEVASLNMGSMNFAFFGMLNRFKSFEHEWERKHLENKDIVFRNTFADIEYVLTTLSGSGTRFEFECYDTAHLYNLKYFLDQGLVKAPLFVQTVFGLQGGTGAHPEDVLHMKRTADRLFGDQYVWSVLGAGRNQLPIAAMATAMGGNIRVGLEDSLWAAPGRMAESNAEQVRLARKIIEGLGLEVASPDDAREILHLKGGDTLQV is encoded by the coding sequence ATGAGCCGCAAAGTCATCATCACCTGCGCCGTGACCGGCGCGATCCATACACCTTCGATGTCCAAGGCTTTGCCGGTGACACCACAGGAAATCGCCGATGCGGCGATTGGCGCGGCGGAAGCCGGCGCGGCCATTGTCCATCTTCACGCGCGCAACCCGAAGACCGGTCAGCCCGACCAGAGCCCGGAAGCGTTCGAGCCATTTCTCAAGATCATCAAGCAGCGCTCCAACGCCGTTGTGAACCTCACCACTGGCGGCGCGCCGACCATGAAGGTGGACGAGCGCGTTCGCCCGGCGGCGGTCTACAAGCCGGAGGTCGCGTCGCTGAACATGGGATCGATGAACTTCGCGTTCTTCGGCATGCTCAACCGCTTCAAGTCTTTCGAGCATGAGTGGGAGCGTAAGCACCTCGAGAACAAGGACATCGTATTCCGCAACACCTTTGCGGATATCGAATATGTCCTGACCACGCTGTCGGGTAGCGGCACGCGCTTCGAGTTTGAATGTTACGATACCGCGCATCTCTATAATCTCAAATACTTCCTCGATCAGGGGCTGGTGAAGGCTCCGTTGTTCGTGCAGACGGTGTTCGGATTGCAGGGTGGCACCGGCGCGCATCCGGAAGACGTGCTGCACATGAAGCGCACGGCGGACCGGCTGTTTGGCGACCAGTACGTCTGGTCGGTGCTGGGCGCGGGGCGCAACCAGTTGCCGATCGCGGCGATGGCGACGGCGATGGGCGGCAACATCCGCGTTGGCCTGGAGGATTCGCTGTGGGCCGCGCCGGGCCGCATGGCGGAGTCCAACGCCGAGCAGGTCCGTCTCGCGCGTAAGATCATCGAAGGTTTGGGTCTTGAGGTTGCTTCGCCCGACGACGCTCGCGAGATTCTCCACCTCAAGGGCGGCGATACATTGCAGGTTTAA
- a CDS encoding 3-hydroxyacyl-CoA dehydrogenase, producing MSPKKNVAIVGVGLIGRAWAAIFARAGWSVRLTDAHAPTLSAAKSLIHDELLALNRHGLADDPDGAVARISVASSLADAVKDVEFVQENGPEKVEDKIALFAELDRLAAPDTLLVSSTSAIVASRFTENLKGRARCLVGHPVNPPHLVPLVELCGAPWTLPEAISRAREIYRAIGQVPVTVNKEINGFVLNRLQGALLAEAFRLVGEGYMSAEDVDHTVKDGLGLRWSFLGPFETIELNAPGGIPDYCARYTGFYKELAAASAGPEVYESPNVDRVIAAWPHQPTPERIAALTTRRNERLAALVAHKAKQTTRS from the coding sequence ATGTCCCCCAAAAAAAATGTCGCCATTGTCGGTGTTGGTTTGATCGGACGGGCCTGGGCGGCGATCTTCGCACGCGCCGGCTGGAGTGTTCGGCTGACGGACGCGCATGCCCCCACGCTGAGCGCCGCCAAAAGCCTGATCCACGACGAGTTGCTCGCGCTGAACCGTCATGGGCTCGCCGACGATCCTGATGGCGCGGTGGCGCGGATTTCGGTGGCATCGAGCCTGGCCGACGCCGTGAAGGATGTCGAATTCGTTCAGGAAAACGGCCCTGAAAAGGTCGAAGACAAGATCGCGCTGTTCGCCGAACTCGATCGCCTTGCGGCGCCGGACACGCTGCTGGTGTCGTCGACGTCGGCCATCGTCGCCTCGCGGTTCACGGAAAACCTGAAAGGCCGGGCCCGCTGCCTGGTCGGCCATCCGGTCAATCCGCCGCATCTGGTGCCGCTGGTCGAGCTCTGCGGCGCGCCGTGGACTTTGCCCGAGGCGATTTCTCGTGCTCGAGAGATCTATCGCGCCATCGGGCAGGTGCCGGTAACGGTCAACAAGGAGATCAACGGCTTCGTACTCAACCGGCTGCAGGGCGCGTTGCTGGCGGAAGCCTTCCGGCTGGTGGGCGAGGGCTACATGTCGGCGGAGGATGTGGACCACACCGTCAAGGACGGTCTCGGATTGCGATGGTCATTCCTCGGGCCGTTCGAAACCATCGAACTGAATGCGCCGGGCGGTATTCCGGATTATTGCGCGCGCTACACGGGCTTCTATAAAGAACTTGCCGCAGCGTCTGCCGGTCCCGAAGTCTATGAGAGTCCGAATGTCGATCGCGTCATTGCGGCATGGCCGCATCAGCCGACCCCGGAGCGGATCGCGGCATTGACGACGCGCCGCAACGAGCGCCTCGCGGCACTGGTCGCGCACAAGGCCAAGCAGACTACCAGGTCATAG
- a CDS encoding branched-chain amino acid ABC transporter ATP-binding protein/permease, with protein sequence MLKRIPVQLAIAAIGLLILPPVLVALGLTVTSATEVVVFGIACMALNILVGHTGLVSFGHGAWFGLAAYAAALLQRNLMPGSFFGPAIGAILIIMLVAVPFGFLILRRRGVYFSLLTLALAAMLYTVSFRWTDVTGGENGIGGIVRPAIFGFDLDSQTTYYWFVASIAFAVLLLLWRFHNSTVGTVLVAIRENEQRARFLGYPTNRYKLAAFVLSAALTGLAGILLLYKNRMTSADPISVAFSGELLAMVVIGGMRSFLGPALGALFFILFREFLGIYTENWLLWLGLVFVGFIVFSPTGLIGVGERLLAPFRKKVTEDAAMSARKIEALPLPEFLRPKAKIEGPVLAARDMVKSFGGIKAVQGINISIADCTLHALIGPNGAGKTTAFNLLSGMFPPDEGEASLMGKPIAGHSPEQIAEAGIGRSFQITNLFPELSVGENIRLAVQARHPRRFDPFTNALSIEAINRETGDVIRYLGLAGIETAQAGALSYGGQRLLDMGVALATAPRVLLLDEPLAGLAAAERERIGAIIKRISSDLPVLLVEHDIDRVFALADHVTVMNEGRVLLDGTVEDARSSQKVQEIYIGSGAAAVAAKPRETSAKSSALLTVNGVDTFYGKSHILNGVNFTLHNNEIIALLGRNGAGKSTLLKTLVGIAPASNGSIKLTDAELVGRASAECARLGIGYVPQGRGLFAGMSVEHNLELGGLKRQTGNGVHWTRERVYEYFPRIRERLDSPADYLSGGEQQMVAVARALSGDVRVLLLDEPFEGLAPAVVEQLFETFDRLRNEVAIIIVDHHLDLALALSDTTVALERGRIIHEGSSKALRDDLDLRRKVLWL encoded by the coding sequence ATGCTCAAGCGCATTCCCGTTCAACTGGCCATTGCCGCCATCGGCCTGCTCATCCTGCCGCCGGTGCTGGTCGCGCTCGGCCTGACGGTGACATCGGCGACCGAGGTCGTCGTGTTCGGCATCGCCTGCATGGCGCTGAATATTCTCGTCGGTCACACCGGGCTGGTGTCGTTCGGTCACGGTGCCTGGTTCGGGCTGGCGGCTTATGCCGCTGCATTGCTTCAGCGCAACCTGATGCCGGGATCGTTTTTCGGTCCGGCGATCGGGGCAATCCTCATTATTATGCTGGTCGCGGTGCCGTTCGGTTTTCTCATCCTGCGTCGGCGCGGGGTGTATTTCTCGCTGCTGACGCTGGCACTGGCGGCGATGCTTTACACCGTGTCGTTCCGGTGGACCGATGTGACCGGCGGCGAGAATGGCATCGGTGGCATCGTCCGTCCGGCGATTTTCGGCTTCGATCTCGACTCCCAGACGACCTATTACTGGTTCGTCGCGAGCATAGCGTTCGCCGTTCTGCTTCTGTTGTGGCGATTCCACAATTCCACCGTCGGCACCGTGCTGGTGGCGATCCGCGAGAACGAACAACGCGCACGATTTCTCGGCTATCCGACCAATCGTTACAAGCTGGCGGCCTTCGTGTTGTCCGCTGCGCTGACTGGGCTCGCCGGCATCCTGTTGCTTTACAAAAATCGAATGACCTCGGCCGATCCGATTTCGGTGGCGTTTTCCGGCGAACTGCTCGCGATGGTCGTGATCGGCGGCATGCGCAGTTTCCTCGGTCCGGCGCTTGGCGCGCTGTTCTTCATCCTGTTTCGCGAATTTTTGGGCATCTACACGGAGAACTGGCTTCTCTGGCTCGGCCTGGTGTTCGTCGGCTTCATCGTGTTCTCGCCTACGGGCCTGATCGGCGTTGGCGAGCGGCTTCTCGCGCCGTTCCGCAAGAAGGTGACCGAAGATGCCGCGATGTCGGCGCGCAAGATCGAGGCGCTGCCGCTGCCGGAATTCCTACGGCCGAAAGCCAAGATCGAAGGGCCGGTGCTCGCCGCGCGCGACATGGTCAAGAGCTTTGGCGGCATCAAGGCGGTACAGGGCATCAACATCTCCATCGCTGATTGCACTCTGCATGCGCTGATTGGCCCCAATGGCGCGGGCAAGACCACGGCGTTCAATCTTCTCTCCGGCATGTTTCCGCCGGACGAGGGCGAGGCCTCGCTGATGGGCAAACCCATTGCGGGACACTCCCCGGAACAGATCGCGGAGGCGGGCATCGGCCGCTCGTTCCAGATCACCAACCTGTTTCCCGAACTTAGCGTCGGTGAAAACATCCGTCTCGCTGTGCAGGCGCGTCATCCGCGGCGGTTCGATCCTTTCACCAATGCGCTGTCGATCGAGGCGATCAACCGCGAGACCGGCGACGTCATCCGCTATCTCGGCCTTGCGGGGATCGAGACCGCGCAGGCGGGAGCGCTGTCCTATGGCGGTCAGCGGCTGCTCGACATGGGCGTCGCGTTGGCTACCGCACCGCGCGTGCTGCTGCTCGATGAACCGCTTGCCGGATTGGCGGCTGCCGAGCGCGAACGCATCGGCGCGATCATCAAGCGCATTTCGTCCGACCTGCCGGTGCTGCTGGTGGAGCACGACATCGACCGGGTGTTCGCACTGGCCGACCATGTGACGGTGATGAACGAAGGCCGCGTGCTGCTCGACGGTACGGTGGAAGACGCGCGCAGCAGCCAAAAGGTGCAGGAAATCTACATCGGCTCCGGGGCCGCCGCGGTTGCAGCAAAGCCGCGGGAGACTTCGGCGAAAAGCAGCGCTCTATTGACGGTGAATGGCGTCGATACGTTCTACGGCAAGAGCCACATCCTCAACGGCGTCAATTTCACGCTGCATAACAACGAAATCATTGCTCTGCTCGGCCGCAACGGGGCGGGAAAATCGACACTGCTGAAAACGCTGGTCGGCATCGCGCCGGCCTCGAACGGCTCGATCAAGCTTACCGACGCTGAACTGGTCGGACGCGCGTCCGCCGAATGCGCGCGTCTCGGCATCGGTTATGTGCCGCAGGGACGCGGTCTCTTTGCGGGCATGAGTGTCGAGCATAATCTCGAACTTGGCGGGCTGAAGCGGCAGACCGGCAACGGCGTGCATTGGACCCGCGAGCGCGTCTACGAATACTTCCCGCGCATTCGCGAGCGGCTCGACAGCCCGGCGGACTACCTTTCCGGCGGCGAACAGCAGATGGTGGCGGTGGCGCGGGCGCTGTCCGGCGACGTGCGGGTGCTTCTACTCGACGAGCCGTTCGAGGGACTCGCGCCGGCGGTCGTGGAGCAACTGTTCGAAACATTCGACCGTCTGCGCAACGAAGTCGCTATCATCATTGTCGATCATCATCTTGATCTTGCGCTGGCGCTGTCCGATACGACAGTGGCGCTGGAGCGCGGGCGCATCATCCATGAAGGGTCGTCGAAGGCGCTGCGCGACGATCTTGATCTGCGGCGCAAGGTGTTGTGGTTGTAA
- a CDS encoding branched-chain amino acid ABC transporter permease — MSGILLAQQVLNGLLDGVYYLLIALGLSLIFSLGGIVNLAHGAFFAIGAYLTLVISPYLGFSGAFVLSPVVVALLGVVIERVLFTRFYRADPILSLLLTFGLAMVAEQALRMIFGAPPLSYSIPQDLRGQVAIGSFIYSFYRVVLLGIAIACVAGLWFLLRMTAFGRVVRAGVQNPDMVGALGISLQPYMSAVAALGIGLAGLAGVLLAPIYAIHPAMGNEIITPAFVVVVIGGLGSFWGVVVAALLVGLVKGVMVGIGYSAASTAAIYFLMLLVLVFRPRGLFGERITRFE; from the coding sequence ATGTCCGGCATATTGCTCGCGCAGCAGGTTCTGAACGGACTGCTCGACGGCGTTTACTATCTGTTGATTGCGCTTGGTCTCTCGCTGATCTTCTCGCTCGGCGGCATCGTCAATCTTGCACATGGCGCGTTCTTCGCGATTGGCGCCTATCTGACGCTGGTCATCTCGCCCTATCTTGGCTTCAGCGGCGCATTCGTGCTGTCGCCGGTTGTCGTGGCGCTGCTCGGTGTCGTCATTGAGCGCGTGTTGTTCACCCGCTTTTACCGCGCTGATCCCATTCTCTCGCTGCTGCTGACTTTCGGGCTGGCGATGGTCGCAGAGCAGGCGTTGCGCATGATTTTTGGAGCGCCGCCGTTGTCCTATTCGATTCCGCAGGACCTGCGCGGGCAGGTGGCCATTGGTTCCTTCATCTATTCGTTCTATCGCGTTGTACTGCTGGGCATCGCCATCGCCTGCGTCGCCGGACTCTGGTTCCTGCTGCGGATGACCGCATTCGGTCGGGTGGTGCGCGCGGGCGTGCAAAATCCCGACATGGTCGGCGCGCTCGGTATATCCCTCCAGCCTTATATGTCTGCAGTCGCGGCGCTCGGTATCGGACTTGCGGGTCTGGCCGGAGTTTTGCTCGCGCCGATCTATGCGATCCATCCGGCGATGGGTAACGAGATCATCACGCCAGCCTTCGTCGTGGTGGTGATCGGCGGACTTGGCTCGTTCTGGGGCGTGGTGGTTGCTGCGCTGCTGGTCGGGCTTGTGAAAGGGGTTATGGTCGGCATCGGCTATTCGGCAGCGTCCACCGCCGCGATCTACTTCCTTATGCTTCTGGTGCTTGTGTTCAGGCCGCGCGGCCTGTTCGGCGAGCGCATCACCCGCTTCGAGTGA
- a CDS encoding ABC transporter substrate-binding protein: MSIKDKLTRRRLLKTAGGLALVSGLSAPSILRAQSADVIRFGHLTPRTGFLGPLGEYGVMAADLAVEEINAAGGVMGRKVELLKEDSVNPQTASTKAERMIERDKVACIIGEISSASCLTIAQVASRNKTLFINTGGNSDALRGKDCQRYMFHVESQNSMYVKTVGRSFLQEGLVKGKKWYSLTADYAFGHDLLRVAKRFMEGNGGQFAGDDLVPTDATDFSAYLLKIRDSKPDLVVINLAGNQITNFLKQYAEFGLTYPVGGFGFDTALAWAAGKGNFVGTWPVVWHHLLDTPGSKAFVAAFTKKYNKPPENQAWGDYIATKIVAQSINELKSAESPKIIEHFEKGAKFDLLKTRPGYFRASDHQLMHEMYAVKALPAAQIKNQWDIFSSSAPVPGPSEDLEVIAATKEENSCTFPS; this comes from the coding sequence ATGTCGATCAAGGATAAACTCACGCGACGTCGTTTGCTGAAGACCGCCGGCGGCCTCGCGCTGGTGTCGGGACTATCCGCACCGTCGATCCTGCGCGCTCAGTCGGCCGACGTCATTCGTTTCGGTCACCTCACGCCGCGTACCGGCTTTCTCGGGCCACTCGGCGAATACGGCGTGATGGCTGCGGATCTTGCGGTGGAAGAAATCAACGCCGCAGGCGGCGTGATGGGCCGCAAGGTGGAACTGCTGAAGGAAGACTCGGTCAATCCGCAGACCGCGTCGACCAAGGCGGAACGCATGATCGAGCGCGACAAGGTCGCGTGCATCATCGGCGAAATCTCGTCGGCATCGTGCCTTACCATCGCGCAGGTCGCATCGCGCAACAAGACACTGTTCATCAATACCGGCGGCAACTCCGACGCGCTGCGTGGCAAGGATTGCCAGCGCTATATGTTCCATGTCGAATCGCAGAACTCGATGTATGTGAAGACCGTCGGGCGCTCGTTCCTTCAGGAAGGCTTGGTCAAGGGCAAGAAGTGGTACTCGCTGACGGCGGACTATGCGTTCGGTCACGATCTGCTGCGCGTCGCCAAGCGGTTCATGGAAGGCAACGGCGGGCAGTTTGCCGGCGACGATCTGGTGCCAACCGACGCAACGGACTTCTCGGCCTATCTGCTCAAGATCCGGGACTCCAAGCCCGATCTCGTGGTGATCAACCTCGCCGGAAACCAGATCACTAATTTCCTCAAGCAGTATGCCGAATTCGGTCTGACCTATCCGGTCGGCGGCTTCGGCTTCGATACGGCGCTGGCCTGGGCGGCAGGCAAGGGTAACTTCGTCGGTACATGGCCGGTGGTCTGGCATCATCTGCTCGATACACCTGGCTCCAAGGCCTTCGTCGCGGCCTTCACCAAGAAATACAACAAGCCGCCGGAGAACCAGGCGTGGGGCGACTATATCGCCACCAAGATCGTGGCGCAGTCGATCAACGAACTGAAGTCGGCGGAATCGCCGAAGATCATCGAGCACTTCGAGAAGGGCGCGAAGTTCGATCTTCTGAAGACGCGGCCAGGCTATTTCCGCGCCTCTGATCATCAGTTGATGCACGAGATGTACGCCGTGAAGGCGCTGCCTGCGGCGCAGATCAAGAACCAGTGGGACATCTTTTCGTCGAGTGCTCCCGTGCCCGGTCCAAGCGAAGACCTCGAAGTCATCGCAGCTACCAAAGAAGAGAACAGTTGTACGTTCCCGTCGTAA